A portion of the Candidatus Woesearchaeota archaeon genome contains these proteins:
- a CDS encoding adenylate/guanylate cyclase domain-containing protein, producing the protein MTPDSEILTIMFIDIAGYTKKTTQLSRTQFKLMHDYFDSISIPTFQKYFGRVIKKIGDAYLVTFKSATDAVICGIELIHSFKEFNKLKKIPQPLHIKVALHAGEVIIRNQDIYGDAVNTAARIEGAAKAGQIVFSESVFSMMNKNEVNHIFLGAHKFKGVKYPVKLFRVKTKYDQYLQKKRREKILRKKKKRKITEFFKRLFAILIIFGLISLLMWFLYNYV; encoded by the coding sequence ATGACTCCTGACTCAGAAATCTTAACTATAATGTTCATAGATATAGCAGGATATACTAAAAAAACAACTCAATTAAGTAGAACTCAGTTTAAACTCATGCATGATTATTTTGATTCTATTTCAATTCCCACATTTCAAAAATATTTTGGAAGAGTTATAAAAAAAATAGGGGATGCGTATTTAGTTACATTCAAATCAGCTACAGATGCAGTTATTTGCGGTATTGAATTAATTCATTCATTTAAAGAATTTAATAAATTAAAAAAAATTCCTCAACCATTACACATCAAAGTTGCACTTCACGCAGGCGAAGTAATAATTAGAAATCAAGACATTTATGGTGATGCAGTTAATACTGCTGCTCGAATTGAAGGTGCTGCAAAAGCAGGTCAAATAGTTTTTAGTGAAAGTGTTTTTTCTATGATGAATAAAAATGAAGTTAATCACATATTTTTAGGAGCACATAAATTTAAAGGCGTTAAATATCCCGTAAAACTTTTTCGTGTAAAAACTAAATATGATCAATACTTACAAAAAAAACGAAGAGAAAAAATATTAAGAAAAAAGAAAAAAAGAAAAATCACTGAATTTTTCAAAAGATTATTTGCAATACTAATTATTTTTGGTTTAATTAGTTTACTTATGTGGTTTCTTTACAATTATGTTTGA
- the dcd gene encoding dCTP deaminase: MILTKTEILKEIKSKRIKITPFKNLNLGPASYDLTLADEFRVFKKNVDFFEVTNEADFHRVTKKITAKNYMLMPGEMILGITREKISIPEDMCGWLQGRSRFARVGLTVHITASFMQPGINNKQVLEIFNAGPIPLKLCVGTKVCQLIFQRCEGKAKYKGRFHKQIKP; this comes from the coding sequence ATGATATTAACAAAAACTGAAATTCTAAAAGAAATAAAATCAAAGCGAATAAAAATAACTCCATTTAAAAATTTAAATTTAGGTCCTGCATCATATGATTTAACTTTGGCAGATGAATTTAGAGTTTTTAAAAAAAATGTAGATTTTTTTGAAGTAACCAATGAAGCAGATTTTCATAGAGTAACAAAAAAAATAACTGCAAAAAACTATATGTTAATGCCAGGTGAGATGATACTTGGAATCACTCGAGAAAAAATATCAATACCTGAAGATATGTGTGGTTGGCTTCAAGGAAGAAGTAGATTTGCGAGAGTTGGTCTTACAGTTCACATTACTGCTAGTTTTATGCAACCAGGAATTAATAATAAACAAGTATTAGAAATTTTTAATGCTGGACCAATTCCTTTAAAATTATGTGTTGGAACTAAAGTATGTCAATTAATTTTTCAAAGATGTGAAGGTAAAGCAAAATATAAAGGCCGTTTTCATAAACAAATTAAACCTTAA
- a CDS encoding type II secretion system F family protein — MHLRFELRHILAILLGVAVLVVDFIQFKSTLWFIPLIIVSASIAWSQFWVDFFAFRKEQKEIEAQFPEFVRNLVGSVKSGMPISKAIIYVSKMDYGSLTPYVVKLANQVEWAIPVHKALNNFSRETKNNIIRRAISTVIEAETSGGNIEDVLTQVTDSVIAIKKIKEKRKASIHGQIVQSYIIFVVFVAVLVVIQNLLIPYIVNMSSADVNDIEGMGSSEIEGGGAMGGSELSAVTEKVDIKFSDVGTFFGTMARWFVSIRGVFLMLSLIQGLFAGMVLGKLSEGEVKAGLKHSLIMMTTAFFVISLAQGALTY; from the coding sequence ATGCATTTACGATTCGAACTAAGACATATTTTGGCAATTTTATTAGGTGTAGCTGTGTTAGTTGTAGATTTTATACAATTTAAGTCAACACTTTGGTTTATTCCTTTAATAATTGTTTCAGCATCAATTGCTTGGAGTCAGTTTTGGGTAGATTTTTTTGCATTTAGAAAAGAACAAAAAGAAATAGAAGCACAGTTTCCTGAATTTGTACGAAATTTGGTTGGAAGTGTAAAGAGTGGAATGCCAATTTCCAAAGCAATAATTTATGTTTCAAAAATGGATTATGGATCATTAACTCCTTATGTTGTTAAGTTAGCAAATCAAGTAGAATGGGCAATACCTGTTCATAAAGCATTGAATAATTTTTCTAGAGAAACAAAAAATAATATTATACGTCGTGCAATATCCACAGTTATTGAAGCGGAAACTAGTGGTGGAAATATTGAAGATGTATTAACTCAAGTAACAGATTCAGTAATTGCAATTAAAAAAATTAAAGAAAAAAGAAAAGCATCCATTCATGGACAAATAGTTCAAAGTTATATTATTTTTGTTGTGTTTGTCGCAGTACTAGTTGTAATTCAAAACTTATTAATTCCTTATATCGTAAATATGTCATCTGCTGATGTGAATGATATAGAAGGAATGGGTAGTAGTGAGATTGAGGGAGGCGGCGCTATGGGCGGATCGGAACTTTCTGCTGTTACTGAAAAAGTTGATATTAAATTTAGTGATGTCGGTACATTTTTTGGAACAATGGCTCGCTGGTTTGTAAGTATACGTGGTGTTTTTCTGATGTTATCATTGATTCAAGGATTATTCGCAGGGATGGTTTTGGGTAAATTATCTGAAGGAGAAGTAAAAGCCGGATTAAAACATAGTTTGATTATGATGACTACTGCATTTTTTGTAATTAGTCTTGCACAAGGAGCATTGACTTATTAG
- a CDS encoding type II/IV secretion system ATPase subunit, with product MDFHLWKKQKEKVVDQASQGKVVPTEQGPVVSGSQENVLPANQENVNSEAVNGAPEQIPKPTLKQTEASLNKPIGNLGSTADVNPANLTQESTQENSESEMMQESLSKEPEDVKIEQGSDDNKNLSSTELAAQTKKAYEIVKPIKKAESNSSDDSADDAEIETDLTEIKTDTFYIDLRPRLIKLPPFDNPAAINVRYPVLPPFAFIHIYWDKKENELIYEVEEPVLDKAEKELLELIILGLEEIINISYVKAAKTNLLVKYLEQNVQSILIELGAKISIDTYKKIMYYVYRNSVGFNEMEPLLNDYYVEDIECNGLHFPLYIVHRKYQNLKTTVIFNSSSYLTDFVEKLAQRSGRYISYAKPLLDGTLPDGSRVNATYTEDITTRGPTFTIRKFTKEPWTPVHLIQFKTTSPEALAFTWMAIENKFNVMTIGETASGKTTFLNAIATFIPPEARICSIEDTRELNLPHINWLPAVTRSGFGIPNVLGQQVGEITLFDLLRETFRQAPDYVIVGEVRGEETYVLFQGMASGHPSFATFHAASVPTLVKRLETPPINLSPSLVESLDLVIVCAHVKTPTRNFRRMKELDEIETVEGNLGAAKYNPLFVWDSVKDVINYNHNSVVFKKITQVTGLTDKELEMELKKRSLLLKTMADRNLSNFHSFSKVINNYYKNPKMVLKQFGIIK from the coding sequence ATGGACTTTCATTTATGGAAAAAACAAAAAGAAAAAGTTGTTGATCAAGCTAGTCAAGGAAAGGTAGTTCCAACTGAGCAAGGACCTGTAGTTTCAGGCAGTCAAGAAAATGTTTTGCCTGCTAATCAAGAAAATGTAAATTCTGAAGCAGTGAATGGCGCTCCCGAACAAATTCCAAAACCTACTTTAAAACAAACTGAAGCTTCACTTAATAAGCCCATAGGGAATCTTGGTAGTACTGCCGATGTTAATCCTGCTAATTTAACTCAAGAATCAACTCAAGAAAATTCTGAATCTGAAATGATGCAAGAAAGTTTAAGTAAGGAGCCTGAAGATGTTAAAATAGAACAAGGATCTGATGATAATAAGAATCTTTCTTCAACAGAACTTGCTGCACAAACAAAAAAAGCATATGAAATTGTTAAACCAATTAAAAAAGCTGAAAGTAACTCTTCAGATGATTCCGCAGATGATGCTGAAATTGAAACTGATTTAACTGAAATTAAAACAGATACATTCTATATTGATCTTCGACCCAGATTAATTAAATTACCTCCTTTTGATAATCCTGCAGCAATTAATGTGAGATATCCAGTTTTACCTCCATTTGCATTTATTCATATTTATTGGGATAAAAAAGAAAATGAATTAATTTATGAAGTAGAAGAACCAGTACTTGATAAAGCAGAAAAGGAATTACTAGAATTAATTATTCTTGGACTTGAAGAAATTATTAATATTAGTTATGTTAAAGCTGCAAAGACAAATTTACTTGTTAAATATTTAGAACAAAATGTTCAAAGTATTCTAATTGAGTTAGGTGCTAAAATTTCTATTGATACATATAAAAAAATAATGTATTATGTTTATAGAAATAGCGTTGGTTTTAATGAAATGGAACCTTTACTAAATGATTATTATGTTGAAGATATTGAATGTAATGGCCTTCATTTTCCACTGTACATTGTTCATAGAAAATATCAAAATTTAAAAACCACAGTTATATTTAATTCATCAAGTTATTTAACTGATTTTGTAGAAAAACTTGCTCAACGAAGTGGTCGTTATATTTCTTATGCAAAACCTTTGCTTGATGGGACATTACCTGATGGATCAAGGGTAAATGCAACTTATACTGAAGATATAACAACTAGAGGACCGACATTTACTATTAGGAAATTTACTAAAGAGCCGTGGACGCCAGTTCATTTAATTCAATTTAAAACAACGAGCCCTGAAGCATTAGCGTTTACATGGATGGCAATTGAAAACAAATTTAATGTAATGACTATTGGAGAAACAGCATCAGGAAAAACTACTTTTTTAAATGCAATTGCTACATTTATTCCTCCTGAAGCAAGAATATGTTCTATTGAAGATACTCGAGAATTGAATTTACCTCATATAAATTGGTTACCTGCAGTAACAAGGAGTGGGTTTGGGATACCTAATGTTTTAGGTCAACAAGTAGGGGAAATAACTCTTTTTGATTTGTTAAGAGAAACATTTAGGCAAGCTCCTGATTATGTAATTGTAGGAGAAGTTCGTGGTGAAGAAACATATGTTTTATTTCAAGGAATGGCCTCTGGACATCCAAGTTTTGCAACTTTCCACGCAGCGTCAGTACCAACTTTAGTTAAGAGACTTGAAACTCCTCCTATTAATTTATCTCCGTCTCTTGTTGAAAGTTTAGATCTAGTTATTGTGTGTGCTCATGTTAAAACACCTACAAGAAATTTTAGACGAATGAAAGAACTTGATGAAATAGAAACAGTAGAAGGAAATTTAGGTGCTGCAAAATATAATCCTCTTTTTGTTTGGGATTCTGTAAAAGATGTAATAAATTATAATCATAACTCAGTAGTTTTTAAAAAAATAACTCAAGTTACTGGACTTACTGATAAAGAACTTGAAATGGAATTAAAGAAACGATCATTACTTTTGAAAACAATGGCTGATAGAAATTTATCAAACTTTCATTCATTTAGTAAAGTTATCAATAATTACTACAAAAATCCTAAAATGGTATTAAAACAATTTGGAATAATTAAATAA
- a CDS encoding HIT domain-containing protein: MDNQSSIPECIFCEICKNTIDSHKLYEDEICCAILDINPAVPGQTLIIPKQHIPIIPLAKEEVSSHLFIVAKKISKVLLQTLNASGTNIFIQNGVAAGQTSSHSLINIIPRINEDKLTAFNLEKNEVSEKIQKQIFEMIHPKIQEVLK; encoded by the coding sequence ATGGATAATCAATCATCAATACCTGAATGCATTTTCTGCGAAATTTGTAAAAACACAATAGATTCACATAAATTATATGAAGATGAAATTTGTTGCGCAATCCTCGATATTAATCCTGCAGTTCCAGGACAAACACTCATAATACCTAAACAGCACATACCAATTATCCCATTAGCAAAAGAAGAAGTTTCTTCTCATTTATTTATCGTAGCAAAAAAAATATCCAAAGTTCTCCTTCAAACACTAAACGCGTCAGGAACTAACATTTTTATTCAAAATGGTGTGGCCGCAGGTCAAACTTCATCTCATTCTTTAATTAATATAATTCCCAGAATCAATGAAGATAAGTTAACTGCATTTAATTTAGAAAAAAATGAAGTTAGTGAAAAAATTCAAAAACAAATTTTTGAAATGATTCATCCCAAAATTCAAGAGGTGCTTAAATGA
- a CDS encoding HIT family protein, producing the protein MNCPYCNLIKTSNFPLLFEDDQVVAFLTPVPHIAGHILVMPKEHIPILEKISDDLAKHLFNITNKISSALFESFNAQGTNILIQNGQGAGQEVPHFSINIFPRRDNDGYSFEWDAKEINEKELESLKKEITQNLDKNQQNNEKINSPAPTNPIIQKEIDEEKEEDKNYLIKQLKRTP; encoded by the coding sequence ATGAATTGCCCTTATTGTAATTTAATTAAAACCTCGAACTTCCCATTATTATTTGAAGACGATCAAGTTGTTGCATTTCTAACTCCAGTCCCACATATTGCAGGACATATTTTAGTTATGCCAAAAGAACATATCCCAATCTTAGAAAAAATCTCGGATGATCTAGCAAAACATTTATTCAACATCACAAATAAAATTAGTTCTGCTTTATTTGAATCATTCAATGCACAAGGAACAAATATTTTAATTCAAAACGGTCAAGGTGCAGGACAAGAAGTTCCTCACTTTTCAATAAACATTTTTCCCAGAAGAGATAATGATGGATATTCGTTTGAATGGGATGCAAAAGAAATTAACGAAAAAGAATTAGAATCTTTAAAAAAAGAGATTACCCAAAATTTAGATAAGAACCAACAAAATAATGAAAAAATAAATTCCCCTGCACCAACTAATCCAATAATTCAAAAAGAAATTGATGAAGAAAAAGAAGAAGACAAAAACTATCTTATAAAACAACTAAAAAGAACTCCATAA
- a CDS encoding putative DNA modification/repair radical SAM protein — MEIGEKIKILGDAGKWDTCASTSSNRTTNTDDRIGNVAKGGICHSFTEDGRCVALFKTLMTNQCKFDCKYCQNANNCTKNATMYKPDELAKVFMHLYTRNYVEGLFLSSGVCKDANYTTEKMLEAIQLIRTKYKFQGYIHFKVLPGTSRFLVNESSKIADRLSINLEAPNTSRMANISSIKDFKTDIIRRQSWIKHSIKNNKQTSGQTTQLVIGSSDETDLEILKTIDWEYKNMDLKRAYYSAFVPVHGTDLEFKDKTPYVRENRLYNVDFMMRQYDIKLNEFKEVMNNDNLPKGDPKIHLARNYFDGPIDVNEASKEELLRIPGIGPTCTQRIMSMQDKGAKIQKKSQLKSIGVVLKRAEPFLRINGISQRTLAAFAV; from the coding sequence ATGGAAATTGGTGAGAAAATTAAAATTTTAGGAGACGCAGGAAAATGGGATACTTGCGCTAGCACGTCTTCAAATAGAACAACCAACACAGATGATAGAATTGGCAATGTTGCAAAAGGAGGAATTTGTCATTCATTCACAGAAGATGGAAGATGCGTCGCACTATTCAAAACTTTAATGACTAATCAATGCAAATTTGATTGCAAATATTGTCAAAATGCAAATAATTGTACAAAAAATGCAACAATGTACAAACCAGATGAACTTGCAAAAGTTTTCATGCATCTGTACACCAGAAATTATGTTGAAGGTTTATTTCTCAGTTCAGGCGTTTGCAAAGATGCAAATTATACAACTGAAAAAATGTTAGAAGCAATTCAATTAATCAGAACAAAATACAAATTTCAAGGTTATATTCATTTTAAAGTTTTACCTGGAACAAGCAGATTTTTAGTTAATGAATCAAGTAAAATTGCAGATCGTTTATCAATTAACTTAGAAGCACCAAACACTTCAAGAATGGCAAATATTAGCAGCATCAAAGACTTCAAAACAGATATTATAAGACGACAATCTTGGATAAAACATTCAATTAAAAATAATAAGCAAACTTCAGGGCAAACAACTCAATTAGTAATTGGAAGTAGTGATGAAACTGATTTAGAAATTTTAAAAACAATTGATTGGGAATATAAAAATATGGATTTAAAACGTGCATACTATAGTGCTTTTGTTCCAGTACACGGAACTGATTTAGAATTTAAAGATAAAACTCCTTATGTTCGAGAAAATAGATTATATAATGTTGATTTTATGATGAGACAATATGATATAAAATTAAATGAGTTTAAAGAAGTCATGAATAACGATAATCTCCCAAAAGGAGATCCAAAAATTCATTTAGCAAGAAATTACTTTGATGGCCCAATTGATGTAAACGAAGCATCAAAAGAAGAGTTGTTACGAATTCCAGGAATTGGTCCCACTTGCACTCAACGAATTATGAGTATGCAAGACAAAGGCGCAAAGATTCAAAAAAAGAGTCAATTAAAATCAATCGGAGTTGTTCTAAAAAGAGCAGAACCATTCTTAAGAATTAATGGAATCAGTCAAAGAACATTAGCAGCATTCGCAGTTTAA
- a CDS encoding DUF4130 domain-containing protein — protein sequence MNPLEDMFNLASRHKNFKQPLLNKVKAQDIRLVQNLATPEARQLYKLHRQVGRETHLKTGFMRFESSPNGILFGKTRLEHNTLDLILNHFTQRFPIFHIAIQLNGKTFVQGPKIKKTFNFELGATIKHLELMLPVNPILSELNFEENNIWEKFYDSQYIGQRRNLRLQRQMMPFKYRDSIFETAKSKRSNDLRSYF from the coding sequence ATGAATCCACTAGAAGACATGTTTAATTTAGCCAGCCGTCATAAAAATTTTAAACAACCATTATTAAACAAAGTAAAAGCTCAAGACATTCGTTTAGTTCAAAATCTAGCAACACCTGAAGCCCGACAACTTTACAAATTGCACCGCCAAGTAGGAAGAGAAACACATTTGAAAACTGGTTTTATGCGTTTTGAATCCTCCCCTAATGGAATTCTTTTTGGCAAAACTAGATTGGAACATAATACTCTTGATTTAATTCTTAATCATTTTACTCAACGATTTCCAATATTCCACATAGCAATTCAATTAAATGGAAAAACTTTTGTTCAAGGTCCAAAAATTAAAAAAACATTTAATTTTGAACTTGGAGCTACAATAAAACATTTAGAACTAATGCTTCCAGTAAATCCAATTTTAAGCGAATTAAATTTTGAAGAAAATAATATTTGGGAAAAATTTTATGATTCTCAATATATTGGCCAAAGAAGAAATCTTAGACTGCAAAGACAAATGATGCCATTTAAATACAGAGATTCTATTTTTGAAACCGCTAAAAGCAAAAGATCAAATGATCTAAGAAGTTATTTTTAG